A single window of Malus sylvestris chromosome 5, drMalSylv7.2, whole genome shotgun sequence DNA harbors:
- the LOC126622912 gene encoding uncharacterized protein At2g34460, chloroplastic-like translates to MACQDGVRVRLGGQEFCCRNPTPPPLFHKNPPRRRLTCFIRSSPSPHRRRSLSIMQTTTKLISAISNSLHNSKSLPILDSTKMEGIGSADEVTEGNEIKWSAIGKKKIFVAGATGSTGRRIVEHLLAKGFRVKAGVRDLDKAKTSLPQDNPALEIVKADVTQGSAKLADAISNDSEAVICATGCRPGWNLYAPWKVDNLGTINLVEACRKLGVTRFILVSSILVNGAAMGQILNPAYIYLNVFGLALIAKLRAEQYVRESGINYTIIRPGGLRDEPPTGNLVMESADTLYQGTISRDQVAEVAVAALIRPEASYKVVEIVSRPNAPKRSCGELFSSIARR, encoded by the exons ATGGCATGCCAAGACGGCGTGCGTGTTAGACTTGGAGGACAAGAATTCTGCTGTAGGAACCCTACTCCGCCTCCTCTCTTTCACAAAAACCCTCCTCGCCGTCGTCTCACCTGCTTCATTCGCTCCTCCCCCAGCCCCCATCGCCGCCGCTCTCTTTCTATAATGCAAACCACCACCAAACTCATCTCTGCAATTTCCAACTCTCTTCACAACTCCAAGTCTCTTCCCATCCTTGATTCCACCAAG ATGGAAGGGATTGGTTCTGCAGATGAAGTTACTGAGGGGAATGAAATCAAGTGGAGTGCCATCGGGAAAAAGAAGATTTTTGTGGCAGGTGCTACTGGAAGTACCGGCAGAAGAATCGTTGAGCACCTACTGGCTAAAGGTTTTCGGGTTAAAGCTGGAGTTCGAGACCTGGACAAAGCGAAAACTAGCCTTCCCCAAGACAACCCAGCTCTTGAAATC GTGAAAGCAGACGTGACACAGGGTTCTGCGAAGCTAGCAGATGCGATAAGCAATGATTCAGAAGCTGTGATATGTGCCACGGGATGTCGCCCTGGATGGAATTTGTATGCTCCTTGGAAG GTTGATAATTTGGGCACAATCAACCTTGTAGAGGCATGCCGGAAACTTGGTGTGACTAGGTTTATCCTTGTGAGTTCCATTTTAGTCAATGGAGCAGCAATGGGCCAGATTCTCAATCCGGCTTACATCTATCTTAATGTTTTTGGACTCGCCTTGATAGCAAAGCTTCGCGCGGAACAATATGTGAGGGAGTCGGGCATAAACTATACGATAATCAGGCCTGGCGGGTTGAGAGACGAGCCTCCAACTGGAAATCTTGTGATGGAGTCAGCG GACACTCTTTATCAAGGCACAATCTCAAGAGATCAGGTTGCAGAAGTAGCAGTTGCGGCACTAATCCGCCCTGAAGCATCTTACAAAGTTGTAGAAATAGTTTCGCGGCCCAACGCCCCCAAGCGTTCATGTGGCGAACTTTTTAGTTCAATCGCTCGTCGGTGA
- the LOC126624786 gene encoding DNA replication licensing factor MCM3-like isoform X1: MDISEEVRANHRRELLAFLEDGIYMDEIKAVLNHNRRRLIVDISDLHSYGEIGSRILRNPSDYMQSFNDAATEIANRIDPRYLKQGEQLLVGFEGAFVSRRVTPRDLLSEYIGSMVCVQGIVTKCSLVRPKVVKSVHFCPSTGNFTSREYRDITSNMGLPTGAVYPTRDENGNLLVTEYGLCKYKDHQTLSMQEVPENSAPGQLPRTVDVIVEDDLVDSCKPGDRVAIVGIYKALPGKSKGSVNGVFRTVLIANSVSLLNKEANAPIYSPDDIKNIKKIAERSDTFDLLGNSIAPSIYGHSWIKKAVILLMLGGMEKNLRNGTHLRGDINMMMVGDPSVAKSQLLRAIMNIAPLAISTTGRGSSGVGLTAAVTSDQETGERRLEAGAMVLADRGVVCIDEFDKMNDQDRVAIHEVMEQQTVTIAKAGIHASLNARCSVVAAANPIYGSYDRSLTPTKNIGLPDSLLSRFDLLFIVLDQMDPDIDRQVSEHVLRMHRYRSATGGEAMLDGSSAFGREDETDNDSSVFVKYNRMLHGKKTDRGRKRDTLTIKFLKKYIHYAKNRIEPDLTDEASEQIATAYAELRNASSNAKTGGTLPITARTLETIIRLSTAHAKLKLSRKVSKSDVDAALKVLNFAIYHKELTDMEEREQERERELERNGRANHPAGQDNGSGNGTGNEGSTTEPMDVDPHTESAAADNSSESRLKALTDVLNQVRTVQRSDSISVEALENAVNDGASVPYSSTEITFLLEELRKRNIVMVDGGTVFIIS, encoded by the exons ATGGACATCAGCGAAGAAGTTAGGGCAAATCACCGCCGAGAGCTCCTTGCTTTCTTGGAAGATGGC ATATACATGGACGAAATCAAGGCCGTCCTCAACCACAACCGCCGTCGCCTCATCGTCGACATCTCCGATCTCCACTCCTACGGCGAAATTGGCTCCAG GATTCTGAGAAATCCAAGTGATTATATGCAATCCTTCAACGACGCGGCCACTGAAATCGCCAACAGGATCGACCCGAGGTACCTGAAACAAGGAGAACAACTTCTGGTGGGGTTTGAAGGTGCTTTCGTCTCGCGCCGTGTCACGCCGAGAGATCTGCTCTCCGAGTACATTGGTTCCATGGTTTGCGTCCAGGGCATTGTCACCAAAT GTTCTCTTGTGAGGCCAAAAGTTGTTAAGAGTGTTCACTTCTGCCCTAGTACCGGAAACTTCACCTCTCGAGAATACCGAGACATTACATCCAATATGGGTTTGCCTACGGGAGCAGTTTATCCTACTAGG GACGAAAATGGTAACTTATTGGTGACTGAGTATGGACTATGCAAATACAAAGATCATCAAACTTTATCTATGCAAGAAGTTCCTGAGAACTCTGCTCCTGGTCAGCTTCCGCGGACAGTGGATGTCATAGTTGAGGATGACCTCGTTGATTCATGCAAACCAGGAGACCGTGTGGCGATTGTAGGGATTTACAAAGCTCTTCCTGGTAAAAGCAAGGGAAGCGTGAATGGAGTATTCAG GACTGTTCTCATAGCGAACAGCGTTTCGCTGCTCAACAAAGAAGCAAATGCACCAATTTACAGTCCTGATGACATAAAGAACATAAAAAAGATAGCAGAAAGAAGTGATACATTTGACCTGCTTGGGAATTCAATTGCACCCTCTATTTATGGACATTCATGGATAAAGAAAGCAGTAATATTGCTAATGCTTGGTGGAATGGAAAAGAACTTAAGGAATGGTACTCACTTACGAGG tGACATTAACATGATGATGGTTGGTGATCCTTCTGTTGCCAAATCTCAACTTCTAAGAGCAATTATGAACATCGCTCCATTGGCAATATCAACTACAGGCCGGGGTTCTTCTGGTGTTGGTTTGACAGCTGCTGTTACTTCGGATCAAGAGACAG GGGAGAGAAGGCTAGAAGCTGGTGCGATGGTTCTTGCTGATCGTGGTGTTGTCTGTATTGATGAATTTGACAAAATGAATGATCAAGATCGTGTTGCCATACATGAAGTTATGGAGCAGCAGACTGTAACAATTGCCAAAGCTGGTATCCATGCATCCCTCAATGCACGGTGCAGTGTGGTGGCTGCTGCAAATCCCATATATGGTTCT TATGATCGCTCATTGACACCAACAAAGAATATTGGACTTCCAGACTCTTTGCTCTCTCGTTTTGATTTACTGTTTATCGTATTGGATCAAATGGACCCTGACATTGACCGTCAAGTCTCAGAGCATGTGTTGCGCATGCATCGGTATCGTTCTGCAACTGGAG GTGAGGCAATGCTTGATGGGAGCTCGGCTTTTGGAAGAGAAGATGAAACTGATAATGACTCATCTGTGTTTGTTAAGTATAACCGAATGCTACATGGGAAAAAAACTGATAGGGGTCGAAAGCGTGATACGCTCACAATCAAGTTTCTTAAAAAGTATATTCATTATGCAAAGAATAGGATTGAGCCTGATCTGACTGATGAG GCCTCTGAACAAATTGCAACAGCGTATGCAGAACTCAGAAATGCCAGTTCAAATGCAAAG ACTGGAGGAACACTTCCAATCACTGCCAGAACATTAGAAACCATCATTCGTCTCTCAACTGctcatgcaaaattaaagttgagcaGAAAG GTTTCAAAGTCTGATGTTGACGCTGCTCTCAAAGTTTTAAATTTTGCAATTTATCACAAAGAGTTGACTGACATGGAGGAGCGCGAGCAAGAAAGAGAGCGAGAATTGGAGAGGAACGGCAGAGCTAACCATCCCGCAGGTCAAGATAATGGGTCTGGCAATGGTACTGGGAATGAAGG TTCAACAACTGAACCCATGGATGTCGACCCTCACACTGAATCTGCTGCTGCTGATAACTCTTCCGAAAG CAGGTTAAAAGCACTTACTGATGTTTTAAATCAAGTACGTACAGTACAGCGCTCCGACAGCATATCTGTTGAGGCCTTAGAGAATGCTGTCAATGACGGAGCAAGTGTTCCTTACTCAAGTACAGAGATAACCTTCCTATTAGAG GAGCTCCGAAAGAGAAACATAGTGATGGTAGATGGTGGAACAGTGTTCATAATATCATGA
- the LOC126624786 gene encoding DNA replication licensing factor MCM3-like isoform X2, giving the protein MDISEEVRANHRRELLAFLEDGIYMDEIKAVLNHNRRRLIVDISDLHSYGEIGSRILRNPSDYMQSFNDAATEIANRIDPRYLKQGEQLLVGFEGAFVSRRVTPRDLLSEYIGSMVCVQGIVTKCSLVRPKVVKSVHFCPSTGNFTSREYRDITSNMGLPTGAVYPTRDENGNLLVTEYGLCKYKDHQTLSMQEVPENSAPGQLPRTVDVIVEDDLVDSCKPGDRVAIVGIYKALPGKSKGSVNGVFRTVLIANSVSLLNKEANAPIYSPDDIKNIKKIAERSDTFDLLGNSIAPSIYGHSWIKKAVILLMLGGMEKNLRNGTHLRGDINMMMVGDPSVAKSQLLRAIMNIAPLAISTTGRGSSGVGLTAAVTSDQETGERRLEAGAMVLADRGVVCIDEFDKMNDQDRVAIHEVMEQQTVTIAKAGIHASLNARCSVVAAANPIYGSYDRSLTPTKNIGLPDSLLSRFDLLFIVLDQMDPDIDRQVSEHVLRMHRYRSATGGEAMLDGSSAFGREDETDNDSSVFVKYNRMLHGKKTDRGRKRDTLTIKFLKKYIHYAKNRIEPDLTDEASEQIATAYAELRNASSNAKTGGTLPITARTLETIIRLSTAHAKLKLSRKVSKSDVDAALKVLNFAIYHKELTDMEEREQERERELERNGRANHPAGQDNGSGNGTGNEGSTTEPMDVDPHTESAAADNSSERLKALTDVLNQVRTVQRSDSISVEALENAVNDGASVPYSSTEITFLLEELRKRNIVMVDGGTVFIIS; this is encoded by the exons ATGGACATCAGCGAAGAAGTTAGGGCAAATCACCGCCGAGAGCTCCTTGCTTTCTTGGAAGATGGC ATATACATGGACGAAATCAAGGCCGTCCTCAACCACAACCGCCGTCGCCTCATCGTCGACATCTCCGATCTCCACTCCTACGGCGAAATTGGCTCCAG GATTCTGAGAAATCCAAGTGATTATATGCAATCCTTCAACGACGCGGCCACTGAAATCGCCAACAGGATCGACCCGAGGTACCTGAAACAAGGAGAACAACTTCTGGTGGGGTTTGAAGGTGCTTTCGTCTCGCGCCGTGTCACGCCGAGAGATCTGCTCTCCGAGTACATTGGTTCCATGGTTTGCGTCCAGGGCATTGTCACCAAAT GTTCTCTTGTGAGGCCAAAAGTTGTTAAGAGTGTTCACTTCTGCCCTAGTACCGGAAACTTCACCTCTCGAGAATACCGAGACATTACATCCAATATGGGTTTGCCTACGGGAGCAGTTTATCCTACTAGG GACGAAAATGGTAACTTATTGGTGACTGAGTATGGACTATGCAAATACAAAGATCATCAAACTTTATCTATGCAAGAAGTTCCTGAGAACTCTGCTCCTGGTCAGCTTCCGCGGACAGTGGATGTCATAGTTGAGGATGACCTCGTTGATTCATGCAAACCAGGAGACCGTGTGGCGATTGTAGGGATTTACAAAGCTCTTCCTGGTAAAAGCAAGGGAAGCGTGAATGGAGTATTCAG GACTGTTCTCATAGCGAACAGCGTTTCGCTGCTCAACAAAGAAGCAAATGCACCAATTTACAGTCCTGATGACATAAAGAACATAAAAAAGATAGCAGAAAGAAGTGATACATTTGACCTGCTTGGGAATTCAATTGCACCCTCTATTTATGGACATTCATGGATAAAGAAAGCAGTAATATTGCTAATGCTTGGTGGAATGGAAAAGAACTTAAGGAATGGTACTCACTTACGAGG tGACATTAACATGATGATGGTTGGTGATCCTTCTGTTGCCAAATCTCAACTTCTAAGAGCAATTATGAACATCGCTCCATTGGCAATATCAACTACAGGCCGGGGTTCTTCTGGTGTTGGTTTGACAGCTGCTGTTACTTCGGATCAAGAGACAG GGGAGAGAAGGCTAGAAGCTGGTGCGATGGTTCTTGCTGATCGTGGTGTTGTCTGTATTGATGAATTTGACAAAATGAATGATCAAGATCGTGTTGCCATACATGAAGTTATGGAGCAGCAGACTGTAACAATTGCCAAAGCTGGTATCCATGCATCCCTCAATGCACGGTGCAGTGTGGTGGCTGCTGCAAATCCCATATATGGTTCT TATGATCGCTCATTGACACCAACAAAGAATATTGGACTTCCAGACTCTTTGCTCTCTCGTTTTGATTTACTGTTTATCGTATTGGATCAAATGGACCCTGACATTGACCGTCAAGTCTCAGAGCATGTGTTGCGCATGCATCGGTATCGTTCTGCAACTGGAG GTGAGGCAATGCTTGATGGGAGCTCGGCTTTTGGAAGAGAAGATGAAACTGATAATGACTCATCTGTGTTTGTTAAGTATAACCGAATGCTACATGGGAAAAAAACTGATAGGGGTCGAAAGCGTGATACGCTCACAATCAAGTTTCTTAAAAAGTATATTCATTATGCAAAGAATAGGATTGAGCCTGATCTGACTGATGAG GCCTCTGAACAAATTGCAACAGCGTATGCAGAACTCAGAAATGCCAGTTCAAATGCAAAG ACTGGAGGAACACTTCCAATCACTGCCAGAACATTAGAAACCATCATTCGTCTCTCAACTGctcatgcaaaattaaagttgagcaGAAAG GTTTCAAAGTCTGATGTTGACGCTGCTCTCAAAGTTTTAAATTTTGCAATTTATCACAAAGAGTTGACTGACATGGAGGAGCGCGAGCAAGAAAGAGAGCGAGAATTGGAGAGGAACGGCAGAGCTAACCATCCCGCAGGTCAAGATAATGGGTCTGGCAATGGTACTGGGAATGAAGG TTCAACAACTGAACCCATGGATGTCGACCCTCACACTGAATCTGCTGCTGCTGATAACTCTTCCGAAAG GTTAAAAGCACTTACTGATGTTTTAAATCAAGTACGTACAGTACAGCGCTCCGACAGCATATCTGTTGAGGCCTTAGAGAATGCTGTCAATGACGGAGCAAGTGTTCCTTACTCAAGTACAGAGATAACCTTCCTATTAGAG GAGCTCCGAAAGAGAAACATAGTGATGGTAGATGGTGGAACAGTGTTCATAATATCATGA